A region from the Nitrososphaera sp. genome encodes:
- a CDS encoding multicopper oxidase domain-containing protein, giving the protein MNQNVLSIGAASVAAILVVALIFVPGLGLSGSSTTQETTKSTSVPLTDNNHHSALDGLNLQLPASFMQITPQQAFALSGHVVHMNLVAFEKTITLPTGASGGDGGNLASHVIAYTFNGTIPGPVIRATQGDVIIATITDPATNTDTHSIDNHASVISALNFVAPASAPAVQTYYFVATQPGAWEYHCEGHVNDLAEHAFRGMHGIVIVDPANGYQGYKLTTTVGNTTRNHPVSADAKEVALDFGEYYLTQNADATKDGDFDWTAMYNHDVTYATINGIPYGYQPLALNPTTGNLPTVTGATPLQFNQGDHVRFFVLNSGDYPVNFHIVGEILDQVTQGGVVQQGVQTFMIGAANTAIIDVTFQQPGAFVIVNHDYSQLFKGQVAVVLVSPQGTSVSNPSNAVPPMGMDSIAQTTTPYTFGTPFNHWNGTSTLPCYEQPYSKALSPCFDTTN; this is encoded by the coding sequence TTGAACCAAAATGTGCTCTCAATAGGAGCCGCTTCAGTCGCGGCGATCTTGGTCGTGGCCTTGATTTTTGTACCTGGCCTCGGATTATCTGGATCCTCAACGACACAAGAAACCACAAAATCCACGTCAGTTCCACTGACAGACAACAACCATCACTCGGCACTTGACGGACTGAACCTGCAATTACCAGCCTCTTTTATGCAAATCACTCCACAGCAAGCCTTTGCATTAAGCGGACACGTCGTCCACATGAACTTGGTGGCGTTTGAGAAGACAATCACCTTGCCTACTGGTGCTTCTGGCGGTGACGGCGGAAATCTCGCCAGCCATGTTATTGCCTACACCTTCAACGGGACTATCCCCGGACCAGTAATCAGGGCAACCCAAGGCGATGTCATCATTGCAACAATCACAGACCCGGCAACAAACACGGATACGCATAGCATTGACAACCACGCTTCTGTAATTAGCGCACTCAACTTCGTCGCACCGGCTTCTGCCCCGGCAGTTCAGACTTACTACTTTGTTGCAACTCAACCAGGTGCATGGGAATACCACTGTGAGGGCCACGTAAACGACCTTGCAGAGCACGCTTTCAGAGGAATGCATGGAATAGTTATAGTAGATCCAGCAAATGGTTACCAAGGCTACAAGCTCACAACGACGGTTGGAAATACTACTAGGAATCATCCGGTCTCTGCGGACGCAAAGGAAGTTGCTCTTGACTTTGGAGAATACTACCTCACTCAGAACGCAGACGCGACTAAGGATGGCGACTTTGATTGGACCGCAATGTACAACCATGACGTGACATATGCGACTATCAACGGTATTCCATACGGCTACCAGCCACTTGCGCTGAACCCAACCACAGGAAACCTGCCGACCGTCACTGGGGCGACGCCACTGCAGTTCAACCAAGGAGACCATGTCCGATTCTTCGTTCTTAATAGCGGCGACTATCCAGTCAACTTCCACATCGTAGGCGAGATTCTCGACCAAGTAACGCAAGGAGGTGTGGTCCAGCAAGGCGTCCAGACATTCATGATAGGTGCTGCAAACACTGCAATCATTGATGTAACCTTCCAGCAACCCGGCGCATTCGTCATCGTGAATCACGACTATTCGCAGTTGTTCAAGGGTCAGGTCGCGGTCGTACTAGTGTCTCCGCAAGGCACCTCAGTTTCCAATCCATCCAACGCAGTACCTCCTATGGGAATGGACAGCATTGCGCAGACCACGACTCCATACACATTCGGGACACCATTCAATCACTGGAACGGAACTTCGACACTGCCGTGTTATGAACAGCCGTATAGCAAGGCTCTATCGCCCTGCTTCGACACCACAAACTAG
- a CDS encoding NUDIX hydrolase, whose amino-acid sequence MGDLSESERWKCLDSVKVFEAKDDHTVYMEVFQDRVLTGTGKVINYARYYSSDVVLVVPFLDDGRMVMIRQYRYPLDKLMLEFPAGHIENGEDPRATAMRELQEETGYRAGKMELVYQYHPSVSKSKQVVYVFRASELAPGKASLDGTESISVELMPVQHLRELIMQNKVENAGTLISFLLCCTGLAMTEQRNSESAL is encoded by the coding sequence ATGGGCGACCTAAGCGAAAGCGAGCGTTGGAAGTGCCTTGACAGTGTCAAGGTTTTCGAGGCCAAAGACGATCACACCGTCTACATGGAAGTCTTTCAGGACAGGGTACTAACTGGTACCGGCAAGGTCATCAACTATGCAAGGTACTATTCCTCTGATGTAGTTCTGGTCGTTCCCTTTCTAGACGACGGGCGCATGGTAATGATAAGGCAGTACCGATACCCGCTTGACAAACTCATGCTCGAGTTTCCCGCTGGGCACATTGAAAATGGTGAGGACCCGCGTGCGACAGCTATGCGAGAGCTGCAGGAAGAGACGGGCTACCGTGCAGGTAAGATGGAGTTGGTTTACCAGTACCACCCGTCGGTGAGCAAGTCCAAGCAAGTGGTTTACGTCTTTCGGGCAAGCGAGCTTGCTCCGGGTAAGGCGAGCCTTGATGGCACGGAAAGCATCAGCGTGGAGCTAATGCCTGTCCAACACCTGCGCGAGCTTATCATGCAAAACAAGGTAGAGAATGCTGGGACACTGATCTCGTTCCTGCTCTGCTGCACGGGTCTGGCAATGACGGAACAGCGAAACAGCGAATCGGCGCTATAG